The DNA window CTGGGCGGCATTGAGCTCGATGGTCTCATCCATATGGATGTTCAGATACTCATCCACCGCAACGAGTCTCCCCTCCAATATGCGCCCCTCGTCCTTGATCTCAACTGAGATTTTTGAATCAACGAGAGCAAAAACCTTCTTTATGGGTAAGACGATACCGTTAACCATTTTCACCTATATCGTGATTGAACTTAATTAAAGTTTCTACCCAGGTGCTTTTTCGTCCAGGTGAGGCGGGGATCTTCTGTTAAACCGTGCGGAATTTCTCCCCGGCACGAACACATATGTCCTTTCGGCGCGAAGATCTGAGGAGAGATCCGGGTAGTCAACCCTGATGCCCGCGGATAGAGAATGACATTGAATACTGAATTACGATGGGATAAGATCGGGGTGGTCATAGTGGTAATTCTGCTGGTCCTAGGTGTGCTCGTCTATGCCTACACCCATCGCCATGTCGCTCAACCCACCACCCCTGTGACGGAGGTGCCTGTCACGACCACCGCAACCCTTCCAGATGGAGCGCTGGTGGTCGCCGCCGGCGACAGCAGTGAAGCGGAGAAGCAGAAGGCTACATACCAGTGTGACGGCGTCGACGATCAGGCCGAGATCTCCACGGCGCTCGGCGCTCTCCCATCGGGTTCCGGGACGGTCGTCCTCCTCGGGGGAACCTTTCATGTCACCGATGAGATCATCCTGCCGACGGGCACCACGCTCCTCGGTCAGGGCCCCGA is part of the Methanosphaerula palustris E1-9c genome and encodes:
- a CDS encoding LSM domain-containing protein → MVNGIVLPIKKVFALVDSKISVEIKDEGRILEGRLVAVDEYLNIHMDETIELNAAQKRNLGTVVIRGNNILTIAPMV